The DNA region GCGCCAGGCCGTCCAGGCCGCGGATGGGTCGTTGGCTGTCCGGATCTTCCCGTAGAGCTCCGAGAGCTGCCGTTTCCAGTCCAGGAGCTGGAGCCGCTCAGCCGCGTCGGTCACCTCGCCGCCCGCACCCTGCCCGCCCGGTGCCGGAAGCACCTGACCAGGTGATCGTCGACGAGCCCGGCCGCCTGCATGAACGCGTAGCAGATGGTGGGACCCACGAACGTGAACCCGCGTGATCTCATGTCCCGGCTCATCGCGCGGGACTCCGGCGTCTCGGCCGGCACGTCGCTCGGCACCCGCCGCACCCGGCGGATCGGCTCGCCGCCGACAAACCGCCAGACGTACGCGTCGAAGCTTCCAAACGCATCCCGGGCGGCGAGCACGGCGCGCGCATTCATGACGGCCGAGTCGATTTTGAACCGGTTCCTGATCAGCCCCGGGTTCTGG from bacterium includes:
- a CDS encoding DNA-3-methyladenine glycosylase I — encoded protein: MATRIPVTRCGWALGDPLLTAYHDTEWGTPLHDDRALFELLVLEGAQAGLSWLTVLRKREAYRAAFRAFDAEAVARFDAPRRRRLLQNPGLIRNRFKIDSAVMNARAVLAARDAFGSFDAYVWRFVGGEPIRRVRRVPSDVPAETPESRAMSRDMRSRGFTFVGPTICYAFMQAAGLVDDHLVRCFRHRAGRVRAAR